One Betta splendens chromosome 8, fBetSpl5.4, whole genome shotgun sequence DNA segment encodes these proteins:
- the samd14 gene encoding sterile alpha motif domain-containing protein 14 isoform X2, with the protein MSGLDDGDVFDLNEAVPETELLDNSIQKGRAQLSVKTRRHRPSRSHYRDSVSSTEGDDSLDRKDSITQSARSPLHLTMRGSSPSPDTLLLVRSPGFTFDTSLVRRSPEDGGTSLTAPPRGRYRQLTNATSQETLVTPTSSPSKSCPSSDCSPVYMRRNRRPDSEVLVSDMSRDTSPADPRSPTVIFDKKTKRRFLDLGVTLRRSYIRVRKDKSNRLSVGSREPSDSPSRSSGSFVPFSWFNEGRGFSSSGTPPCSPKIPPLGSPRPRKSHSQESVLSEEFSPAHTSSSTSPPIDSSSTSSHPYHTLSQSSDEVTVSPPLALRRTHLHCVVMDDPAGLSVAARPQHGAVHPRIQCKRCGWGTTAAAGRQQAEGPGRV; encoded by the exons ATGTCAGGCCTCGATGATGGCGACGTGTTTG ACCTGAACGAGGCGGTACCAGAGACTGAGCTGCTGGATAACAGCATCCAGAAGGGCAGAGCTCAACTGTCCGTCAAGACCAGGCGGCACCGACCCTCCAGGTCTCATTATCGTGACAGCGTGAGCTCCACAGAGGGAGATGACAGTCTCGACAGAAAG gacaGTATAACACAATCTGCTCGCTCACCTCTTCACTTGACCATGCGAggttcctccccctcccctgatACATTGCTGTTGGTCCGAAGCCCTGGATTCACCTTTGACACTTCACTT GTGCGACGCTCTCCAGAGGATGGAGGCACATCATTGACTGCTCCTCCAAGGGGGCGGTACCGCCAGCTGACCAATGCCACATCACAGGAAACTCTGGTGACGCCCACCAGCTCACCCTCCAAGTCCTGTCCCTCCTCTGACTGCTCACCAGTGTAcatgaggaggaacaggaggccaGATAGCGAAG tgctgGTGTCTGATATGAGCCGTGATACCAGTCCAGCAGATCCCAGAAGTCCGACCGTCATATTTGACAAGAAAACCAAGAGACGCTTCCTGGACCTGGG GGTGACTCTTAGACGTTCATACATCAGGGTGAGGAAGGACAAATCGAACAGGCTGTCTGTAGGCAGCAG AGAACCATCTGACAGTCCGTCTCGCTCCTCTGGATCCTTTGTCCCATTCTCCTGGTTCAATGAGGGACGGGGATTCTCCTCCTCTGGGACTCCCCCCTGCTCCCCCAAAATCCCCCCACTGGGCTCGCCAAGACCTCGCAAGTCCCACTCCCAG GAGTCTGTGCTCAGCGAGGAGTTTTCTCCTGCTcacacttcctcctccacctctcctccgATTGACTCgtcctccacatcctcccatCCATATCACACCCTGTCCCAGTCCTCGGACGAG GTGACTGTCTCCCCTCCTCTAGCCTTGCGACGAACCCACCTGCATTGTGTCGTCATGGACGACCCAGCAGGTCTGTCAGTGGCTGCGAGGCCTCAACATGGAGCAGTACATCCCAGAATTCAGTGCAAGAGATGTGGATGGGGaacaactgctgcagctggacggCAGCAagctgaag GGCCTGGGCGTGTTTAG
- the LOC129604510 gene encoding uncharacterized protein LOC129604510 isoform X2 codes for MAASEEDTKTFAPSNKTVLQRLNISENSRRSLDIRMSLIGKATENCQCKTVHQWLRDNSQSDSFSRLVDMVDFLQKHIHEAERKSHGACVDITFWAHGSIGLPLIPASCLMPLPTVRDVVLYAPWNCITITDVTYGVATGRIQPQRRVFYCRDHDKCPVPDGKHRPTNLPDRWNSLKEADGWKIPTIVVSPLEHEDGAWNRLKHLIKQHGSVGRNRILIPFILPGQSGVTVPFPVVTLALSLVLLSSRFKATIHLAACLRDPTGELTGYQEYLKRQYAYATDNTGMEVVFS; via the exons ATGGCTGCTTCAGAAGAAGACACTAAAACATTTGC TCCTTCTAACAAAACCGTCTTACAGAGGTTGAACATTAGTGAAAACAGCCGCAGGAGTCTGGACATAAGAATGTCATTAATAGGGAAAGCAACAGAAAACTGTCAATGCAAAACTGTTCATCAGTGGCTGAGGGACAACTCCCAGTCTGACTCTTTCTCCAGACTGGTGGACATGGTCGATTTTCTGCAAAAACACATCcatgaggcagagaggaagagccATGGTGCCTGCGTTGACATCACCTTTTGGGCTCATGGGTCTATAGGACTCCCTCTGATCCCAGCCAGCTGCCTGATGCCTCTGCCCACCGTCAGGGACGTGGTGTTGTACGCTCCCTGGAACTGTATCACGATCACTGATGTAACGTACGGTGTCGCTACAGGAAGAATTCAGCCTCAGCGCAGAGTGTTTTACTGTAGGGACCACGACAAGTGTCCAGTTCCTGATGGAAAGCACCGACCCACCAACCTGCCAGATCGCTGGAACTCGTTGAAGGAAGCTGATGGATGGAAAATCCCCACCATTGTGGTCAGTCCTTTAGAGCATGAGGATGGTGCATGGAACAGGTTGAAGCACCTCATTAAACAACATGGATCAGTAGGAAGGAACCGCATCCTCATCCCGTTCATCCTCCCAGGTCAAAGTGGCGTCACTGTCCCGTTCCCTGTGGTCACCCTGGccctgtctctggttctgctttCCTCCAGGTTCAAAGCCACCATCCATCTGGCTGCTTGCCTGAGAGATCCAACTGGAGAACTGACAGGGTATCAAGAATATCTGAAGCGGCAGTACGCCTACGCTACGGACAACACAGGAATGGAAGTGGTTTTCAGTTGA
- the samd14 gene encoding sterile alpha motif domain-containing protein 14 isoform X1, producing MSGLDDGDVFDLNEAVPETELLDNSIQKGRAQLSVKTRRHRPSRSHYRDSVSSTEGDDSLDRKDSITQSARSPLHLTMRGSSPSPDTLLLVRSPGFTFDTSLVRRSPEDGGTSLTAPPRGRYRQLTNATSQETLVTPTSSPSKSCPSSDCSPVYMRRNRRPDSEVLVSDMSRDTSPADPRSPTVIFDKKTKRRFLDLGVTLRRSYIRVRKDKSNRLSVGSREPSDSPSRSSGSFVPFSWFNEGRGFSSSGTPPCSPKIPPLGSPRPRKSHSQESVLSEEFSPAHTSSSTSPPIDSSSTSSHPYHTLSQSSDEPCDEPTCIVSSWTTQQVCQWLRGLNMEQYIPEFSARDVDGEQLLQLDGSKLKGLGVFSSSDRSTLKRRIKEIQSAAEKERKALDKLEKQKEKQRRKDQEQRRN from the exons ATGTCAGGCCTCGATGATGGCGACGTGTTTG ACCTGAACGAGGCGGTACCAGAGACTGAGCTGCTGGATAACAGCATCCAGAAGGGCAGAGCTCAACTGTCCGTCAAGACCAGGCGGCACCGACCCTCCAGGTCTCATTATCGTGACAGCGTGAGCTCCACAGAGGGAGATGACAGTCTCGACAGAAAG gacaGTATAACACAATCTGCTCGCTCACCTCTTCACTTGACCATGCGAggttcctccccctcccctgatACATTGCTGTTGGTCCGAAGCCCTGGATTCACCTTTGACACTTCACTT GTGCGACGCTCTCCAGAGGATGGAGGCACATCATTGACTGCTCCTCCAAGGGGGCGGTACCGCCAGCTGACCAATGCCACATCACAGGAAACTCTGGTGACGCCCACCAGCTCACCCTCCAAGTCCTGTCCCTCCTCTGACTGCTCACCAGTGTAcatgaggaggaacaggaggccaGATAGCGAAG tgctgGTGTCTGATATGAGCCGTGATACCAGTCCAGCAGATCCCAGAAGTCCGACCGTCATATTTGACAAGAAAACCAAGAGACGCTTCCTGGACCTGGG GGTGACTCTTAGACGTTCATACATCAGGGTGAGGAAGGACAAATCGAACAGGCTGTCTGTAGGCAGCAG AGAACCATCTGACAGTCCGTCTCGCTCCTCTGGATCCTTTGTCCCATTCTCCTGGTTCAATGAGGGACGGGGATTCTCCTCCTCTGGGACTCCCCCCTGCTCCCCCAAAATCCCCCCACTGGGCTCGCCAAGACCTCGCAAGTCCCACTCCCAG GAGTCTGTGCTCAGCGAGGAGTTTTCTCCTGCTcacacttcctcctccacctctcctccgATTGACTCgtcctccacatcctcccatCCATATCACACCCTGTCCCAGTCCTCGGACGAG CCTTGCGACGAACCCACCTGCATTGTGTCGTCATGGACGACCCAGCAGGTCTGTCAGTGGCTGCGAGGCCTCAACATGGAGCAGTACATCCCAGAATTCAGTGCAAGAGATGTGGATGGGGaacaactgctgcagctggacggCAGCAagctgaag GGCCTGGGCGTGTTTAGTTCGTCGGACCGCAGCACGTTGAAGCGTCGCATCAAGGAAATTCAAAgtgcagcagagaaagaaagaaaagctttGGACAAATtggagaaacaaaaagaaaagcagcgaaGGAAAGACCAGGAGCAGCGTAGGAACTGA
- the LOC129604510 gene encoding uncharacterized protein LOC129604510 isoform X1 — protein MLTVIIYDFHSFSPSNKTVLQRLNISENSRRSLDIRMSLIGKATENCQCKTVHQWLRDNSQSDSFSRLVDMVDFLQKHIHEAERKSHGACVDITFWAHGSIGLPLIPASCLMPLPTVRDVVLYAPWNCITITDVTYGVATGRIQPQRRVFYCRDHDKCPVPDGKHRPTNLPDRWNSLKEADGWKIPTIVVSPLEHEDGAWNRLKHLIKQHGSVGRNRILIPFILPGQSGVTVPFPVVTLALSLVLLSSRFKATIHLAACLRDPTGELTGYQEYLKRQYAYATDNTGMEVVFS, from the coding sequence ATGCTGACAGTGATTATTTATGATTTTCACTCTTTCAGTCCTTCTAACAAAACCGTCTTACAGAGGTTGAACATTAGTGAAAACAGCCGCAGGAGTCTGGACATAAGAATGTCATTAATAGGGAAAGCAACAGAAAACTGTCAATGCAAAACTGTTCATCAGTGGCTGAGGGACAACTCCCAGTCTGACTCTTTCTCCAGACTGGTGGACATGGTCGATTTTCTGCAAAAACACATCcatgaggcagagaggaagagccATGGTGCCTGCGTTGACATCACCTTTTGGGCTCATGGGTCTATAGGACTCCCTCTGATCCCAGCCAGCTGCCTGATGCCTCTGCCCACCGTCAGGGACGTGGTGTTGTACGCTCCCTGGAACTGTATCACGATCACTGATGTAACGTACGGTGTCGCTACAGGAAGAATTCAGCCTCAGCGCAGAGTGTTTTACTGTAGGGACCACGACAAGTGTCCAGTTCCTGATGGAAAGCACCGACCCACCAACCTGCCAGATCGCTGGAACTCGTTGAAGGAAGCTGATGGATGGAAAATCCCCACCATTGTGGTCAGTCCTTTAGAGCATGAGGATGGTGCATGGAACAGGTTGAAGCACCTCATTAAACAACATGGATCAGTAGGAAGGAACCGCATCCTCATCCCGTTCATCCTCCCAGGTCAAAGTGGCGTCACTGTCCCGTTCCCTGTGGTCACCCTGGccctgtctctggttctgctttCCTCCAGGTTCAAAGCCACCATCCATCTGGCTGCTTGCCTGAGAGATCCAACTGGAGAACTGACAGGGTATCAAGAATATCTGAAGCGGCAGTACGCCTACGCTACGGACAACACAGGAATGGAAGTGGTTTTCAGTTGA